aaatatgtttagataaagaaaaaaagaattattatcCCTTGATATGCCTGCTGTCCTACTGGTGAGTGAGGGGGGAGGCTTGCTCTGTTGTTCAAATTCCTTTCACCCCCTCTTTTGGAATTTTCTGGTTTCATcctaataataaaacaatttttagttGAGTGAGGTGCAATAGGGTATGGCAACCATGTTTGGACATTAAAAGGGTGTTGTTGTCAGGGGAAATTGACATCTTGTTTAACCTCTTTAAACaggtttttacttttaacagtTGGCAACTCACAGCTCTTGAGATTCGTTTACTGCTACAAATGAGGAATATTTCTTGTAACAACCTCATAATTTTAGGTTCAAAACTCCATCACCAAATTTTTACCACACAGCACCCAACTTATAATAGCAGTAATGAGCCTTCTAATCTAGAAAATGTTTTGCCATCTTACAGGTTGCACCACTAAGTACAAAGAGAGCAAGAATCATTTTACAAGGAGACTGGGCACTATTCCCATTGATTGGAAGTGAGTCACAAACCAGTTCATGCAGCTGTTGATATGAAATGTTCTTTGCATCAAAATTGACCGTAGCTAAGAATGTCCCCGTAATGCAGCAAACACCTTGGATAAGATCCAtagtttcctttccttcctcaTCAAAAGGGCCATTCTGCTCTTTCAAAAATGTATGGACcttgcaaaagaaagaaaacagtttgtCATTTGTTCCTTTGGAAGTGAGGTCAACAGAAATCTTACCCAGCTCAAGCCACAACAACAAAGACTGATTCATTTGTGCTATGTCCATCTCAATGAAATCTTCTTGCACTAAAGTAACGTTGATCTTGGAAAGTTCGCTCTCAGTTATCCCCGGCAAAGCAAATTGGTGACCCTGTGCAAGAGCACCAACGTACACTTCGAGTAGGGCACCTCCATCTGGAGATACTTTGATAGAGATGGTAGTATCTTCCAAGGTCTCCCACAAACACTTTAGCTGTACATCTCCATGCCCTCCTAAATTCATGAAGGAGGGGAGGCCTATAATTTCCCTTTCTAATCTTCCTTTAACCTCCACTGTTAAAAACTCAAGACGAGGTATCAACCCCAGAAACGTCTTGTTTACAATCTTTCTAAACGCAACCAAAGGATCCTGAAAAAAGAGAGCAATTTCAGTCGCAGCTTCTTCAAGCGCAACCTTCGATGTTTTGTAACACAAATTGTGATTGCGGATGAAGAAATGAGGACAAAACCCGTCTTGAATAAATCGTAAGAGCTTCTTAAGAACTCGCAGCAATAGATTCAAGGTACTTTCCTCAGACCAAAGGCCGGGATCTTCTTCCTCGAGTGTCCAAAACATCACTGTTTTAAAGTGATAGGAAGTTAATAGTCCTCCTAGTTTTTCTTTGAAGTGCCTCGCAAACAACGAACGTAGTAAGTAGTAAACTTTGGATTGCTCTTC
The sequence above is a segment of the Pocillopora verrucosa isolate sample1 chromosome 13, ASM3666991v2, whole genome shotgun sequence genome. Coding sequences within it:
- the LOC131776578 gene encoding uncharacterized protein isoform X1, which translates into the protein MADLEALVRVLFHGFPVYKRYVESIRQKYELRHKYYSTDELRYVLTGSFREGYPDIVFSDGDVMVMLNPSTEIWSLETQIRVMQPVSEAPAHVKLIIPPGYRKRFEEKYPTISTFLGLVEAEQDCCFVSAETARKLNERDFLPEFMADQKPSAKWTVPLAGAENKISVSYTFRSPAKDIVEGSAESDRVPAIECTGWPTNADEWKIRQPRNWPSADVVENITSSGFMIVPKPSDLSGDIRKEWRLSFSNPEAELFKWFTEEQSKVYYLLRSLFARHFKEKLGGLLTSYHFKTVMFWTLEEEDPGLWSEESTLNLLLRVLKKLLRFIQDGFCPHFFIRNHNLCYKTSKVALEEAATEIALFFQDPLVAFRKIVNKTFLGLIPRLEFLTVEVKGRLEREIIGLPSFMNLGGHGDVQLKCLWETLEDTTISIKVSPDGGALLEVYVGALAQGHQFALPGITESELSKINVTLVQEDFIEMDIAQMNQSLLLWLELGKISVDLTSKGTNDKLFSFFCKVHTFLKEQNGPFDEEGKETMDLIQGVCCITGTFLATVNFDAKNISYQQLHELVCDSLPINGNSAQSPCKMILALFVLSGATCKMAKHFLD